In Lactuca sativa cultivar Salinas chromosome 5, Lsat_Salinas_v11, whole genome shotgun sequence, the DNA window GTTGAGAGAAATATTACAACGTAACTAAGCCTTATCTTCATCCGACTGTGAGCATGGTGGTCCGGGAACAGAATCAACAAAGAACTCATCCACTGAAAATAACATCATCAACACATTGAGGATACGGATGAAAAATTCCTTTCACTAATATTCAATAATACCTGAAATACCCCTTAATATTTTAATCCACTTGTCaaatttaaaaacttagttaaaaGTTAAAACTGGTCAAACAGGTTCAAAGGTGCCCAAAATGTGTTAAAATATTTACATCCTCCACAAATTACAAGATACTGATTTTGGTTAACAAATTTTGTATTAATAATTTAGTACTTGATTATATGTCAAAGACTAGACAAACTCAAACATTGCATTTTAGGGTTAGGGGATAGTGGAACTTGTAAACAGTGTTCTTACCAATGTCCTCTTGCTCAGGAGAATCAAGCAATATATCTGAATCAGAAGGCAGAAAGGGTGAACCAGGATAGTTTCCAAGAGCCCCTAGATCTGAAAAAACAAAACAGAATCATACTTGCTAGTTGAATTATCAATCATTCAAACAAAGGAGATAAATGAATGGCTAATATAAATATGGTACTCTTAGCCGTTACAAAAATGTTAGTACGTTTCTATTATGATTTATGAGCAAGGTGTAAAGAAaatgtaagtatgttgctatatggGTTAGAATTGGTAATGGCCTAATATGAATAAAAAGAAGCGTAAGGACATTGCCTTTATGTGAGTAAAAAATAATAAAGTACATTGCCTATATTAGTAAAAAAAGTCCATTCTTAAAAACAATCATTTGCAAACAATGGGCACATAAAATGACAGGTAAAATTTGGATCCCATTTACCTCCTAGGTTCGACAAGTCTGCTGTTAGATCTGAAAGGCTGAAATTCCATGGAATCTGACCAAAAGATCTAGAATTTCCATTATCTTGTGGTAGATGCAATCCAACAGAACTTGCCACGTCAGATGTAAACGCTGTGTCAAGTGCTGACGTGTCAACTCCCATTCCTGATAGTTCGGATGCAGTGAAGGGAAAATGACCACTGGATGCCACTGACGTAGGACTTATAGGCATATCTGACATAGGTGAAATCGCCCCATTAGCCGGAATTGGAgttacaccaccaccacctccacctgcATTGCCATCCATTACCATACTCCTGCAACAACACAtggaaaaaactttttttttatctttttttattaattcgtcaaaatcaaaatataataaaacAAAACTCACTCGTTTCCAGAGTTCATTCGTATGGGATGAAAGTTACTGGGAGCAGGGACTCCATTGACCACATGACAGCTAGACATACCCATGGAATCCATATGAGGCTGACCTGGAGTCCCCATTGGAGGTTGCTGTAGAACTGGGTATCCCATGGGTAAGTTGTTAACTGCACTGAAAAGAGTAATATTGAATAATAATTCTACACTTTGTAAAAAATACAACTTCTTTCTTTGTAGCAAGAGATTACCATACCTGGCATGGGATGTACCCCATTGTGTATGGGACCCACAGGTAGCTTTGGAGGCATTGGGTACTTCATAAGGTGATATTGATGCTCGAGTAAATGATTGAAAAGGATGATCTGCTTTTTCAATTTTAACCTTATGTAGTAGGCTCTGAAAAAATCTGCATTCTCTTCTTCTAACTTCTGCCAAACTATCCACCAAAAATGGAAAGTTAACGTGACaatgtaaaaataataataataataataacatagcGGTGATTACCAAGAGTAGTAAAACCAGGATCTATCCGTGCACGATTTAATAGAGTTTTTACCACCTCATCCCTATTCATATACAACTGCAAACAGCGTTCTATCAAGTTTTGAACCTGCAACATTCAAGATTTATATCAACATACACCAAATCTTGACTTGTCTGTAATACTACAAGAAAGAAACAAGAACAAATTCCCTTACAAGTTCAATATCCTCCCTGGAAACTTTTCTGTTGTCATTGCTGGAGATGGAAACCGAACCAGAGTCAGGGACAGGAGTTTCTGTTCCATTATTATTTTGGTCACTTTGAGACTCATGTTGAGTTTCCGGTGTGTCCAGGGATTCCTGCATATAGCTTCTTAATTTCCGTCACAATGTGTAAAACTAAAATTATGTCTCTTTTTTAACAATTATAATACATCAATATCATTGAAGCAATATTAATCAAGTTACTTCATACTCCCTTGTGACTGTAgtataaaaagagatttcaagtTCATAACGCAAAGGTCATAACCTGATTGTTCTTCATTGCCGCTAGATGCTACCAGAAGACATCTCTCCAATGAAATTTTGTTGTTACCTAAGCTGACTTGTTCAAAAATAGTAACTCTTTGTTAAACGAAGATTTTGCGATTTCGTCAAATTTAACCTGAAAGATAATAGACaaaaataaatatgattttatagaaaaaaacgtaatctataaaaatagaaaaatataaaaaaaaaacataaaaaagataaaaagacCATTAAATAtgtaaataaaattataaaaactaaattgtaaaacaaatgtaaataaacaaaaaaacaaaatcataataaatataaaagaagttcGTAAAACTATCTTTTAAAAGAAGTTAAAGCCAAAGTTAGTAAAAAGGTGaaaaaatttataagaaaagatcTAGACcaaatttataaaataattaaaaacaatttaaaCACTATAAAAAAGATGAAATGAAAAAATTATACTCGAAATATATCAAAAATGGAAAGGAACTGTCCTCCGACGGATGATAAATGCGCGTCACTGGTCCTAGCCACTAAACTGCCACATTACTATTTTAAACCTACTTGAAGCACTGTTCCCGATCTAGATTATCGCCAACCGCCACACTACGCCGGCGGCTAAAAAAGCAGGTATTTTCATCTCCGAACACATAAACTATACACATCTTATTCTTATTTTCTccttcatttcttttttttttttaccaaaaggaAGAAACTCTATTGACTGTTGCAGATCTGAACAATAATACGTTGTTAAGTAGGTTTATACTTCAACCAGATTTCATAGATCCATTATGTTTTTCTTACAAGTAATCGAAGTCAAAGTTTGGTATGTTCAGTTATTTAGTGGAAATTGCTAACCTAGTTTGTTAATATTTTCTAATTTTATTGGCGTTTTGACATCCTGGTCCAGATGAGATGAGCCGAGCTTCTACTGCAAAACTGATATGGTCTTTTAAAGTATCTAACGAAAATTGCGGAGTTAAAGTTGATGAATAATAATTGCCATATAAATAAAACAACGTTGATGTCAAATATGTAGCCATCTTATATCTTCAATTCTACAAAATAACAAAGTTTTGTCTATTATTTTTCAGGTTAAATTTGacgaaatctcaaaattttcgtTTAACAATAAGTTGCTATTTTTGAACAAGTCAGCTTAGTTAACAACAAAATTTCGTTGGAGAGAGGTCTTCTAGTGGCATCTAACGGCGATGAAGAACAATCAGGTTATGACCTTTTAGTGGCATCTAACGGCGATGAAGAACAATCAGGTTATGACCTTTGCGTTATGAacttgaaatctctttttatacTACATCGATCAACGTCGACTGTTATTTTCTAAGATCTAACATAACCTAGAACAAATTACAAAATATCACATTATCAATATATCTAACCACAAATCAGAAGCctaaatcgattattaaaaacATATAACAACTAAAAATCGTAAGTCTAGATTACCGGATATGGAGTGGTTGATCTGAAATTAGGTCGTCGGCAGGAGGACGGCGACATACGGCTAGACGCGAGAAGCACGATGGCCGACAATTACATACTCCAGTGGGTCATTCGATTGCTAGAGAGAGGCACGATAGTCGACGATTGCTAAGAGGGTGTGATGAAGACGAAGAAACGAAGGGGCAAGACGGAAGCAGGAAGAACTCAAGTTGTGTGTGTACTGTGAAGATGAATATCTCGTTCTCTCTCTGTCGGCGCCCAAAGGAAATGCAAGAAACAAACCTAAAAGTCAGATTATATgcctatatatatttataaattaaatatatattatttattatatatgcAAACCGGCCCCGCGGGAGCACGGGACGGAAACACCCACTCCTGATCTCGCTCTCGAAAATAAACGGGGTTTAATTTTGCCCCGCTCCCGCTcctaaatgtttaaaaaaattagtCTTGTACGATATCGGGTTCCACGGGAACAGGTTTTTTTTTGGAACCGGCCAATAGAATATATATTAATGAAAAAGAAGAGAGTGTCTGTAACCCAAGTGGGGGTATCCATAGGAACAGGTCTCACGGGGGTTTTTGACATCCCTATATTTTATACATACAAGAGTGTGAAccctaattaaaatacaaatGTTACGGCAGAAGATAAAAAGGCAATTGTTTTTTTTAAGACAATCCATTAAGAGTTAAAGTTCGTGAAATCTTAATTGAAGTTGACTTCATTTTacaaaaaaatatcttttaaaagaTGGAtttaataacaaataatataattttaataaagtAGTCacttaacaataaaaaaaatatattattagatAATTGGTTCTTCTATGTTCTATGTCATTATATAATAATAACTAGATTCGTAACCCCCGCTTCGCGGGGGGCAGAAGGAGCAGAAGTGTTCTTATGATATTAGCTGTAACGTTTGTTTAAGAAATTTCCTATGTATTTAAGAATCTGTTAATAGAGCAGATAATTATATTAGGGAATACGGATCAAAAGATATCATTCATTAGAATTAGTTGTAACAGATAAATAAGTTACGTGATAAGGATCAAAAGATATCATGATTAGTTGATATTCGATTACAAAAGTGTCCAAAGTGTCCACTCATTAAGAGGTGGGTCCATGGAtttgtttaatttatttaataatacAATTTCCAAGTCCCTTGAAGCATGTCTTGATCAAGAAAACAgaatatttgttatatatttacAATGAAGATGTAAATGTAATAAAAATGGGAAAAGGGGAAAAACTATAATATAATACCTGAAGTACGTCTATTTTGTTGTTCAAATTGGTAATCTCTTTTCAGCTTCATGGGACTGTTGGAGTTCTCCTTTTAATTGAGATatttggatcttcttcttctccttttcagATTCATGGTGCATAATTCAAATGTCTATCTcacattttttaattttcttgctCATCCACCTAACCAATTGAAGGCCAACATGGGTTATCAAGTTTACCATATTTTTAGATTATGAAAATTTATAAAAACTCATTCAATATCAATTAACTTCAattaatgttttatgaatatCTGTTATTTATTTCATAATTTTATAAACATCACCTAAAAAACACCATCTACGCCTGGATTGAGAATCAATCAAATGAAATGAGTCCCATTATTTCACAAATGAATCATTCTATTTTGTAAAGTTTTTCATTCCAAAATAATATTAAACC includes these proteins:
- the LOC111902244 gene encoding uncharacterized protein LOC111902244 isoform X2, translated to MKNNQESLDTPETQHESQSDQNNNGTETPVPDSGSVSISSNDNRKVSREDIELVQNLIERCLQLYMNRDEVVKTLLNRARIDPGFTTLVWQKLEEENADFFRAYYIRLKLKKQIILFNHLLEHQYHLMKYPMPPKLPVGPIHNGVHPMPVNNLPMGYPVLQQPPMGTPGQPHMDSMGMSSCHVVNGVPAPSNFHPIRMNSGNESMVMDGNAGGGGGGVTPIPANGAISPMSDMPISPTSVASSGHFPFTASELSGMGVDTSALDTAFTSDVASSVGLHLPQDNGNSRSFGQIPWNFSLSDLTADLSNLGDLGALGNYPGSPFLPSDSDILLDSPEQEDIVDEFFVDSVPGPPCSQSDEDKA
- the LOC111902244 gene encoding uncharacterized protein LOC111902244 isoform X1, whose translation is MSPSSCRRPNFRSTTPYPESLDTPETQHESQSDQNNNGTETPVPDSGSVSISSNDNRKVSREDIELVQNLIERCLQLYMNRDEVVKTLLNRARIDPGFTTLVWQKLEEENADFFRAYYIRLKLKKQIILFNHLLEHQYHLMKYPMPPKLPVGPIHNGVHPMPVNNLPMGYPVLQQPPMGTPGQPHMDSMGMSSCHVVNGVPAPSNFHPIRMNSGNESMVMDGNAGGGGGGVTPIPANGAISPMSDMPISPTSVASSGHFPFTASELSGMGVDTSALDTAFTSDVASSVGLHLPQDNGNSRSFGQIPWNFSLSDLTADLSNLGDLGALGNYPGSPFLPSDSDILLDSPEQEDIVDEFFVDSVPGPPCSQSDEDKA